The Entelurus aequoreus isolate RoL-2023_Sb linkage group LG08, RoL_Eaeq_v1.1, whole genome shotgun sequence genome segment gtccatagtggatctaacataatagtgagagtccagtccatagtggatctaacataatagtgtgagagtccagtccatagtggatctaacataatagtgtgagagtccagtccatagtggatctaacataatagtgagagtgcagtccatagtggatctaacataatagtgtgagagtccagtccatagtggatctaacataatagtgagagtccagtccatagtggatctaacataatagtgagagtccagtccatagtggggccaacaggagaccatcccgagcagaggttggttatcaaaatatatatttttaccccATTAGGTCAAATGACAATCTCCCTCGACACACCAGACTGTAGTttacggcacactggtgtgccgcggcacagtggttgaaaaacactgatttagagtTTGACTGCAGCGCAGACAAACTTGCTTTTTCCTGTAAACACTTTTGATTGGCCAGGAGGCAAAGAACAACTTTGATTGGCCAAGATGTCTGTCACTAAAATGCCGGTGATggcggggaaaaaaaacaacttgtcttttgcgGTTAGGTCATCACACTAAATAAAACCTCAATGTCGCTTTATCATGCAGCTCTACTTGAGAGGCATTCACTGCCAGTTCGGGGACATCTCTCTCACCCGCAGAAGCTCCTCTGGCAGATCTCCTCCGTCGTTAATCCCTCGGTTCATCGCTGTAAATCTCTGGACGGAGGGTTTGTCCTTCACGTTTGGGTTGTGCAGGCTGGTGTTCAGCATGATGACGGCGAAGGAGAGCACGTAACACGTGTCTGTGGAAACGCAAACAGCCGCCTTTCAACGTGCTTGTTCATGGGACGGTCGGGTGCCGAGAGCTCTCACCGGTGCTCTGGAACACGCCGGGGTTACAGCGGCAGTATCGCTGGGCGAACGCCTCCATCATGCGGTCGATCTTCTGCGCTTCGCCCGGCAGCCGGAAGCTCCAGAGGAACTGCCGGAGAGCCTGGACCAGGTTCAAGTCCGTGAACTCGTGCAGCTGCAGGAAGGCGTGCAGCACCTCGATGTTGAAGTCGTCTCTGCGACATCCGACGAGGGAGACAAAATAAGACACATTAGGCTATCAATATAGATCAGAGGTGTCCGAAAAGTGGCTAGGAGTCTGCACaatctaaaaatactatttaaaaaaaaaaaaaaaagtgaaataaaagggcaaacaagtgaaatgtaacaagaaaaagttgaatgaatgttgactttaataacacaaagccaccatgcaggctgttttttctttaaagctgtcattcctcaaaaaataatattgactccaaaccaatgttatgaattattgaccgactcaaggcttcaattacttcacttcaaatgattgcatggctgagtacagaggagacatgtgagtaaacactatcacaggagacaTCTGCACCAGCAGGTCATCAgaccatttttttttgttctgtccagcttctcaggcaattcATATAGTCGATacactagaaaaatagttcctcagtgtttgctcttacaataataatgtttctacagtttggttattatacaggttacggaatgtaaataaagtattggtgacggtttttgaatgcattttaaagtgatttagaggtagaatcgattgctcccgttagctgcattgctagtcaCTTAGAACcagacgatttttacatgttagaatgcaaaaaacgtCAAACCTTTTGTCTTCCCGTCTCTCAATAATTTCGAACGATGTGCAaagtccccaaaaaagtgcagttccccttcaagtgttaaaagtaaaaagaacattttttgtaatacttttacttttggatccccaagaattttagagtgattttattttcaaaaactgttcaaaaaataattaaaagccaaaattaatgttatgaattattgatttatCAAAGGTCCTatttcttcacatcaaatattcacttctgaattttttttggaggggaaaacatttcttattttgtgtttttgacatcaaaacatggttttctttgacaagggGCAAAGAACAAGCATTTAGTTTTCACTTAATATCGACAGCTAGACTGGAAGTTAatctcgagatttaagcgttgaatgtttaacaataataacaatatacagtacacgccaaaagttatgtacttaacaaaaaaaggtgaaataactgaaaacatgttttatattctagtttcttcaaaatagccaccctttgcacactcttggcattctctccatgagcttcaagaggtagtcacctgaaatggttttcacttcacaggtgtgcttgaagctcctcgagagaatgccaagagtgtgcaaagccgtaatcagagcaaaagggtggctattttgaagaaactagaatataaaacatgttttcagttatttcaccttttttttgttaagtacataactccacgtgtgttcattcatagttttgatgccttcagtgacaatctacaatgtaaatagtcatgaaaataaataaaatgcattgaatgaaaaggtgtgtcccaacctttggcctgtacggtatgacttattttcaacatttttatgactgcgACCCTTCCGGGTCCCCTGGACCAAACTTTAACAAAAATTCtaaatattgtactggttttcaaaatggaaaatatccaaatggcccccCGCATGCTTGGATTTTTCGGTGTGTGAGCCTCAATGGAAAAAATGATTTAGATGATGTGCTGAGCGGGATTGAGGCGGATTAAAGGATGATCTTTTAATCTCATGCATGAGGCAAAAACTGCATTGATCAGGCTCAGATCAGATTATCGGCACAACGCTGACCTCTCCCCCAGGTAGTCGCCGATGGCCGTCTTGTTCAGGCCCTCGCCCTTGTAGAGGAACCGTGCGATGTCTTCGCTGGTGTTTTTAAGCAGAGAGCTGTCAATCAGGAATTGGATCCCCTGCAGACAACATGCAGCAATAATAAGTACATTTGTGATTAATATTTGCATGAAATAGGCAGATTAAATGAGTACATGCATCACCTTTTTGGGGTCCATATTGAACTTCTTTCGACCCATGGCCATCTGTTTGTTCCTCTGCATGGTTTTCCTGTACACAGCAGATAAACATATGGAGGATTGTGTTTTATGGCAGGAACATCTACCAGTTATGGGTCAAACTGCACTGAAGCAtcaacactagagatgtccgataatggcttttttgccgatatccaatattgtccaactcttgattaccgattccgatatcaaccgataccgatatatacagtcgtggaattaacacattattatgcctaattctgttgtgatgccccgctggatgcattaaacaatgtaacaaggttttccaaaacaaatcaactcaagttatggaaataatgccaacatagcactgccatatttattattgaagtcacaaagtgtatattgtagcgtcccggaagagtaagtgctgcaaggggttctgggtatttgttctgttgtgtttatgttgtgttacggtgcggatgttctcccgaaatgtgtttgtcattcttgtttggtgtgggttcatatttgtaacagtgttaaagttgtttatacggttaccctcagtgtgacctgtatggctgttgaccaagtatgccttgcattcacttgtgtgtgtgaaaagctgcagatattatgtgattgggccggcacgcaaaggcagtgcttttaaaggcctactgaaagccactactaccgaccacgcagtctgatagtttatatatcaatgatgaaatcttaacattgcagcattcttgctggtagcttggcttcacatagacgtggtctgattgttacagtactcacaggccatcttagatcttcTTTGCTCCTCCTAGTgctgatcattggctgagcctttgccatttCGGTTATTCTCCGATCCATTCCAATagtcgtttttctttttcttcctcgccttttttggttttggctgccattttaaagcatttgatATCATCTTAGCTGAACAGcctatcattttctgcacttctttataggttttcccctcttttattaaTTTCTTAATCAAAGAACGCTCTTCTTCTGAACAGTGTCTAGAACGACTCATTTTACTGTGTTTTTcaaggacaaatgcacagccagcatatgcagcgtcagtTGCCTTGATCCTTAAAAAAGGGCCACCTGTTTAACacctttttttccccacataaTCAATGACGTCACGAATGGAACtcagcactgctattttttttaacacgcccctttcagtaaatgattcagtttcacaAAATCAGCAGCATGCATGTCATGCCTGTTGGATCTTTTGGTTTTCTATACCTTCAAGAAACTTACTTGCAGTGTAGaagttgaaattctaacaaaaacagtaatttatctggctagtgatgtgggactgctattattttgaacacaactgtatatatatatatatatatatatatatatatatatatatatatatatatatatatatatatatatatatatatatatatatatgcatacttatatacacatacatacatacatacatacatacatgcatgcatgcatgtatagggttagggttagaaccaattattcatgtttacattgtttcttaaagGAAAGTctacttcactatacaaacttttggaTTTACTAAATTGAATTCAATTCACCAGAACTAATTAAGCTcgcaaatcgaggttccactgtatctaCTTCTCATAAATAAACAAGAATGTAGCACACAGATGTCGGTGGAGGTCTGCGCTCTGTTGAATTCTATTCTACATTAAGTGTTTCAACAAACGTCTCTATTTAATTAATGGCAATCTTCTACAGTCGCCAGGTGTGTGGTCTACAAAAACAAATCAACCGCCAGGCTCCCAAATTAGTGCCGGGTCCCAAAAAAAAATCGCCATTAACAGTAATGGctgctttttttcccctcttaGCTCCACAAGATGGGAGTAGCTACGAAAGTCAGGCATGTTTAATTTGCTACTTGGGTACTTACTCATCAGTTCGAATGTCCCGTCTATAATAACAACAACGGATTAGAATTATATAGACTCAGACTTAGacctcctttattgtcattcaaatttgaactttactgtacagataagaacaaaatttccttgcattagctcgtggtagtgcagga includes the following:
- the cyth1b gene encoding cytohesin-1b isoform X3; this translates as MQRNKQMAMGRKKFNMDPKKGIQFLIDSSLLKNTSEDIARFLYKGEGLNKTAIGDYLGERDDFNIEVLHAFLQLHEFTDLNLVQALRQFLWSFRLPGEAQKIDRMMEAFAQRYCRCNPGVFQSTDTCYVLSFAVIMLNTSLHNPNVKDKPSVQRFTAMNRGINDGGDLPEELLRNLFESIKNEPFKIPEDDGNDLTHTFFNPDREGWLLKLGGGRVKTWKRRWFILTDNCLYYFEFTTDKEPRGIIPLENLSLREVDDSKKPNCFELFIPDHRDQVIKACKTEADGRVVEGNHTFYRISAPTVEEKEEWMSSIKAAISKDPFYEMLAARKKKVSSAMKGV